One segment of bacterium DNA contains the following:
- a CDS encoding DNA primase small subunit domain-containing protein codes for MAATEREEVVAGDRSVAISNPGKILFPQRGHTKLDLVRYYLAVADGALRAAGGRPNMLVRYPNGIEGDFFYQKRAPKSRPSWVEVVSLHFPSGRTAEEVVPRDPAVLAWMANLACLELHPHPVRAEDLDHPDELRIDLDPGPGIEWAQVREVARIVRAALDDFAIAGWPKTSGGRGMHVLARLKPRWTFDEVRRAALALAREVERRAPALATSKW; via the coding sequence CGACCGCAGCGTGGCGATCTCGAATCCGGGAAAGATCCTGTTCCCGCAGCGCGGGCACACGAAACTGGATCTGGTTCGATACTACCTCGCGGTGGCCGACGGCGCGCTCCGCGCCGCGGGCGGACGGCCCAACATGCTGGTGCGATACCCGAACGGCATCGAGGGCGACTTCTTCTATCAGAAGCGCGCGCCGAAGTCCCGGCCGTCCTGGGTCGAAGTCGTGTCCCTGCACTTCCCGTCCGGCCGGACCGCCGAAGAAGTGGTGCCCCGCGATCCCGCCGTCCTCGCCTGGATGGCGAACCTGGCCTGTCTCGAGCTGCACCCGCACCCGGTGCGCGCGGAGGATCTCGACCACCCCGACGAGCTCCGCATCGACCTCGACCCGGGGCCGGGCATCGAGTGGGCCCAGGTGCGGGAGGTCGCGCGCATCGTCCGGGCCGCGCTCGACGACTTCGCGATCGCCGGCTGGCCGAAAACGTCCGGCGGGCGCGGGATGCACGTGCTGGCGCGCCTCAAGCCGCGCTGGACGTTCGACGAGGTTCGCCGGGCGGCTCTGGCCCTCGCCCGCGAGGTGGAACGGCGGGCGCCGGCGCTCGCGACGAGCAAGTGG